Proteins from a genomic interval of Pantoea deleyi:
- a CDS encoding NADH-quinone oxidoreductase subunit A gives MSMSTTTEIIAQHWAFIVFIVIAFGLCAFMLTGGWLLGGRARARYKETPFESGIESVGDTHIRLSAKFYLVAMFFVIFDVEALFLYAWATSIRESGWVGFVEAAIFILVLLAGLVYLVRIGALDWAPARRRVVVKTTTVSHTNPHKQ, from the coding sequence ATGAGTATGTCAACTACCACCGAAATCATCGCTCAGCACTGGGCGTTTATCGTCTTTATCGTTATTGCCTTTGGCCTGTGTGCTTTCATGCTGACCGGAGGATGGCTGCTTGGCGGCAGAGCGCGCGCTCGCTACAAGGAGACGCCATTCGAATCGGGCATCGAATCCGTTGGTGATACCCATATCCGCCTGTCGGCGAAATTTTATCTGGTTGCGATGTTTTTCGTCATTTTCGACGTCGAAGCCCTCTTTTTATACGCATGGGCGACCTCGATCCGTGAAAGCGGATGGGTCGGCTTTGTGGAAGCCGCAATTTTCATTTTGGTGCTCCTGGCAGGTCTGGTCTATCTGGTACGCATCGGCGCACTGGACTGGGCGCCAGCTCGCCGTCGCGTAG